The Triticum dicoccoides isolate Atlit2015 ecotype Zavitan chromosome 6A, WEW_v2.0, whole genome shotgun sequence genome has a window encoding:
- the LOC119317620 gene encoding heat shock 70 kDa protein 17-like — protein MAPRLLLLALVAAAVAVLPASAAVASIDLGSEWLKVAAVHLAPGRAPIAVAINEMSKRKSPALAALADGNRLAGEEAAGITARHPAKVFSRMRDLLAKPFPYVRALADSLFLPYDLVQDARGAAAVRADDGQVYTVEEIVAMVLHYASGIADAHVGLPVRDAVVAVPPYFGQAERRALTQAAQLAGFNVLALVNEHAGAALQYGIDKDFSNESRHVIFYDMGSGSTYAALVYYSSYSAKEFGKTVSVNQFQVKDVRWNSKLGGLEMEMRLVNYFADQFNKQLGNGDDIRQSPKAMAKLKKQVKRTKEILSANTAAPISVESLYNDIDFRSTITREKFEELCADLWEQALTPIKDVLTHSGMKIGDIYAVELIGGATRVPKLQAKLQEFLGRSELDKHLDADEAIVLGASLHAANLSDGIKLNRKLGMIDGSTYGFVFEIDGPDYVKDESTDQVLVPRMKKMPIKLFRSIRHTKDFDVSLSYDKASELPPGVSSHKFAEYAISGLAETSEKYGSRNLSAPIKANLHFSLSRSGIISLDRAEAVIEITEWVEVPKKNVTLETNTTDETLSAESGTTDSTTDSKENSSSGSDADNTSTTNDETNVQDTITEKVLKKRTFRVPLKVTEKTAGPASTLSKELYSEAKSRLDVLNKKDAERRRTAELKNNLESYIYSMKEKLEESTDMLAVSTEHERESFTEKLSEVQDWLYMDGEEAQANEFQERLDQLKAMGDPILFRMSELKARPAACGSARLYLTELQKIVKNWETSKPWLPKKRVDEVVSEADKLKAWLEEKETLQKSTPAHSSPAFTSEEVYQKVLALQNKVSSVNRIPKPKPKVEKKPAVKEEANKEKTDSSESASSESESTEKPSESDAPEKNNDSEPESHDEL, from the exons ATGGCGCCGCGTCTCCTGCTCCTCGCGCTCGTCGCGGCGGCCGTGGCCGTGCTGCCGGCGAGCGCCGCGGTGGCGAGCATCGACCTGGGCTCCGAGTGGCTCAAGGTGGCCGCCGTGCACCTCGCGCCGGGCCGCGCGCCGATCGCCGTCGCCATCAACGAGATGTCCAAGCGCAAGTCCCCGGCGCTCGCCGCGCTCGCCGACGGCAACCgcctcgccggcgaggaggcggccggCATCACCGCGCGCCACCcggccaaggtcttctcccgcatgCGCGACCTCCTCGCCAAGCCCTTCCCCTACGTGCGGGCCCTCGCGGACTCGCTCTTCCTCCCCTACGACCTCGTCCAGGACGCGCGCGGCGCCGCCGCCGTGCGAGCCGACGACGGTCAGGTCTACACCGTCGAGGAGATCGTCGCCATGGTGCTCCACTACGCCTCCGGGATCGCCGACGCCCACGTCGGCCTGCCCGTGCGGGACGCCGTCGTCGCCGTGCCGCCCTACTTCGGCCAGGCCGAGCGCCGGGCCCTCACGCAGGCCGCCCAGCTCGCCGGCTTCAACGTCCTCGCGCTCGTCAACGAGCACGCCGGCGCCGCGCTGCAGTACGGGATCGACAAGGACTTCTCCAACGAGTCGCGCCATGTCATCTTTTACGACATGGGCTCAGGCAGCACCTACGCCGCGCTCGTCTACTACTCGTCCTACAGCGCCAAGGAGTTCGGGAAGACGGTGTCTGTCAACCAGTTCCAG GTTAAGGATGTCAGATGGAACTCCAAACTTGGAGGCCTTGAAATGGAAATGCGTCTGGTAAACTATTTTGCCGATCAATTTAACAAGCAGCTTGGCAATGGGGATGACATCCGTCAGTCTCCTAAAGCAATGGCTAAGTTGAAGAAGCAGGTCAAGCGCACGAAAGAAATTCTGAGCGCAAATACTGCTGCTCCGATCTCAGTTGAATCTCTATATAATGACATCGATTTCAG GAGCACCATAACACGTGAAAAATTCGAAGAGCTTTGTGCAGATTTATGGGAGCAGGCTCTGACTCCAATCAAAGATGTGCTCACGCATTCAGGCATGAAAATTGGTGACATATATGCTGTAGAGCTGATTGGAGGAGCTACCAGGGTACCAAAACTGCAG GCTAAGCTGCAGGAATTCCTGGGACGGAGTGAGCTAGATAAGCACCTTGATGCTGATGAAgcaattgttcttggtgcctcactGCATGCTGCTAATCTAAGTGATGGGATTAAGTTGAACCGCAAGTTGGGGATGATTGACGGTTCTACTTATGGTTTCGTGTTTGAAATAGATGGCCCAGATTATGTCAAAGATGAAAGTACTGATCAAGTACTGGTTCCAAGGATGAAAAAGATGCCAATAAAG TTGTTCAGGTCCATTAGACATACTAAGGACTTTGATGTCTCTCTCAGCTATGACAAAGCTTCTGAATTGCCCCCAGGTGTTTCGTCGCACAAGTTTGCAGAGTATGCCATATCAGGCCTGGCTGAAACCAGTGAAAA GTATGGAAGCCGCAATTTATCTGCACCCATCAAAGCAAATCTACACTTTTCTTTGAGTAGAAGTGGAATTATTTCTCTTGATAGGGCAGAAGCAGTGATTGAGATAACTGAATGGGTTGAAGTTCCAAAGAAGAACGTAACACTAGAGACTAATACCACCGATGAGACTTTGTCTGCTGAATCAGGAACAACTGATAGTACAACAGATAGTAAGGAGAATTCTAGTTCAGGAAGTGATGCTGATAATACGAGCACTACCAATGATGAGACCAATGTGCAAGATACTATTACAGAGAAGGTGCTGAAGAAAAGAACCTTCAGGGTTCCATTAAAG GTCACTGAAAAAACAGCTGGTCCTGCATCAACCCTTTCGAAGGAACTGTATTCTGAGGCAAAAAGTAGGTTAGATGTACTTAATAAGAAGGATGCTGAGCGGAGGAGAACTGCTGAACTGAAAAATAACCTTGAGTCTTACATATACTCTATGAAGGAAAAG TTGGAGGAAAGCACAGATATGTTGGCCGTCTCAACTGAACATGAGAGGGAATCTTTTACAGAGAAACTCAGTGAG GTGCAGGATTGGCTGTATATGGATGGTGAAGAGGCTCAAGCAAACGAATTTCAAGAGCGGCTTGATCAGCTTAAGGCCATGGGCGACCCAATTCTTTTCAG AATGAGTGAGTTAAAAGCCCGACCAGCAGCTTGCGGAAGTGCTCGATTGTATCTTACTGAGCTACAAAAG ATTGTGAAGAACTGGGAGACAAGCAAACCATGGCTTCCAAAAAAGAGAGTAGATGAGGTCGTAAGTGAAGCAGATAAGCTGAAAGCTTGGTTGGAGGAGAAGGAAACCCTACAGAAGAG TACCCCTGCCCACAGCTCGCCTGCCTTCACATCTGAAGAGGTCTATCAGAAAGTTTTAGCCCTACAAAATAAG GTCTCTAGCGTCAATAGGATCCCAAAGCCAAAACCCAAGGTTGAGAAGAAACCCGCCGTAAAGGAAGAAGCTAACAAGGAGAAGACGGACTCTTCAGAATCTGCATCCAGCGAGTCTGAATCCACGGAGAAGCCGTCAGAATCGGATGCCCCTGAGAAGAATAACGATTCGGAACCAGAATCCCATGACGAGTTGTGA
- the LOC119317621 gene encoding uncharacterized protein LOC119317621 isoform X1, producing the protein MERFDEYDCASAHSHQHPDRVSDSLEDPISDEDVQPTRLSLACATTKKREDDNRMAGHNESAIWDEVQEEADELAHVHKDPHAHSVSLLSAGTSKRSKCENKLKFSIRGFNSILSGVKSENSYAGEQEVLSGMRPAKAIETMMAEQFENIDEETETEELPPDFAHPTKNANISVAELLEDLQDRSASSVRTPFSIHQQTEAKEGKPKVSTSGKKILALLGQRDLDSEEHSEHAIGETSSEDEAEDTVRNNLTMVNKDVKGNRKTMSDLFQEAFTATDMEGTALPMRSTGAGYYGRMQQIMQMEKDRHAEFSRQYNRARDYLGDSKGVTVQILSRSLEGKLTVCLCLLKEKSNLPLTDCDMDDSSSKRTIIFSPKICDNVDLVEGNIIHIHPPWKEVKVKEEEVMLCTYFSHHLA; encoded by the exons GATGTCCAACCAACAAGGCTCTCGCTGGCCTGTGCTACAACAAAAAAGAGAGAGGATGATAACAGAATGGCGGGCCACAATGAATCAGCCATCTGGGATGAAGTTCAGGAAGAAGCTGATGAGCTAGCCCATGTGCATAAAGATCCTCATGCTCATAGTGTCTCACTCCTATCTGCTGGAACAAGCAAAA GGAGCAAATGTGAAAATAAGCTCAAATTTTCAATACGTGGATTCAATTCTATTCTGTCAGGCGTAAAGAGTGAAAACTCGTATGCTGGGGAACAAGAAGTTTTGTCAGGAATGCGACCAGCTAAAGCTATAGAAACTATGATGGCTGAGCAGTTCGAAAATATCGATGAAGAAACTGAAACTGAAGAATTGCCCCCAGATTTTGCCCATCCAACCAAGAATGCGAACATTTCAGTTGCTGAACTTCTTGAAGATCTACAGGATAGAAGTGCCTCATCTGTTAGAACACCATTTTCG ATTCATCAACAAACCGAAGCTAAGGAAGGGAAGCCAAAAGTTTCGACTTCAGGGAAGAAAATACTAGCACTTCTAGGTCAGAGGGATCTTGACAGTGAAGAGCACTCAGAGCATGCTATTGGTGAAACGTCTAGTGAGGATGAAGCGGAA GATACTGTTCGAAACAACTTGACTATGGTGAACAAAGATGTGAAGGGAAACCGAAAAACTATGTCTGACCTATTCCAAGAAGCTTTCACTGCAACagatatggagggtactgcactccCCATGAGATCAACCGG AGCTGGTTATTATGGAAGGATGCAACAGATTATGCAGATGGAGAAAGATAGGCATGCTGAGTTCTCGAGGCAGTATAACAGAGCGCGAGATTATTTAG GTGATTCAAAGGGAGTTACTGTTCAAATTTTGTCAAGGTCCTTGGAAGGAAAACTAACAGTCTGCCTCTGCCTGTTGAAAGAAAAGAGTAAC CTTCCGTTGACAGATTGCGACATGGATGACAGCAGTAGTAAGAGGACCATTATCTTCAGTCCCAAAATATGTGACAATGTGGATCTTGTAGAAGGAAACATTATTCACATCCACCCACCATG GAAAGAAGTGAAAGTAAAAGAAGAGGAGGTGATGCTCTGCACCTACTTCTCGCATCACCTGGCGTGA
- the LOC119317621 gene encoding uncharacterized protein LOC119317621 isoform X2, giving the protein MERFDEYDCASAHSHQHPDRVSDSLEDPISDEDVQPTRLSLACATTKKREDDNRMAGHNESAIWDEVQEEADELAHVHKDPHAHSVSLLSAGTSKRSKCENKLKFSIRGFNSILSGVKSENSYAGEQEVLSGMRPAKAIETMMAEQFENIDEETETEELPPDFAHPTKNANISVAELLEDLQDRSASSVRTPFSIHQQTEAKEGKPKVSTSGKKILALLGQRDLDSEEHSEHAIGETSSEDEAEDTVRNNLTMVNKDVKGNRKTMSDLFQEAFTATDMEGTALPMRSTGAGYYGRMQQIMQMEKDRHAEFSRQYNRARDYLGDSKGVTVQILSRSLEGKLTVCLCLLKEKTSVDRLRHG; this is encoded by the exons GATGTCCAACCAACAAGGCTCTCGCTGGCCTGTGCTACAACAAAAAAGAGAGAGGATGATAACAGAATGGCGGGCCACAATGAATCAGCCATCTGGGATGAAGTTCAGGAAGAAGCTGATGAGCTAGCCCATGTGCATAAAGATCCTCATGCTCATAGTGTCTCACTCCTATCTGCTGGAACAAGCAAAA GGAGCAAATGTGAAAATAAGCTCAAATTTTCAATACGTGGATTCAATTCTATTCTGTCAGGCGTAAAGAGTGAAAACTCGTATGCTGGGGAACAAGAAGTTTTGTCAGGAATGCGACCAGCTAAAGCTATAGAAACTATGATGGCTGAGCAGTTCGAAAATATCGATGAAGAAACTGAAACTGAAGAATTGCCCCCAGATTTTGCCCATCCAACCAAGAATGCGAACATTTCAGTTGCTGAACTTCTTGAAGATCTACAGGATAGAAGTGCCTCATCTGTTAGAACACCATTTTCG ATTCATCAACAAACCGAAGCTAAGGAAGGGAAGCCAAAAGTTTCGACTTCAGGGAAGAAAATACTAGCACTTCTAGGTCAGAGGGATCTTGACAGTGAAGAGCACTCAGAGCATGCTATTGGTGAAACGTCTAGTGAGGATGAAGCGGAA GATACTGTTCGAAACAACTTGACTATGGTGAACAAAGATGTGAAGGGAAACCGAAAAACTATGTCTGACCTATTCCAAGAAGCTTTCACTGCAACagatatggagggtactgcactccCCATGAGATCAACCGG AGCTGGTTATTATGGAAGGATGCAACAGATTATGCAGATGGAGAAAGATAGGCATGCTGAGTTCTCGAGGCAGTATAACAGAGCGCGAGATTATTTAG GTGATTCAAAGGGAGTTACTGTTCAAATTTTGTCAAGGTCCTTGGAAGGAAAACTAACAGTCTGCCTCTGCCTGTTGAAAGAAAAGA CTTCCGTTGACAGATTGCGACATGGATGA